One part of the Futiania mangrovi genome encodes these proteins:
- a CDS encoding helix-turn-helix domain-containing protein, translating into MKHHVDAHVGQRLRHRRWLAGMTQQQLGDAVGIKFQQIQKYETGMNRISASRLWDLAQALDVPVSFFFEGLDLEAAEAEGADKDVLKDKETMELLRAYYAIPDDQRRKLFDLAKAIGED; encoded by the coding sequence ATGAAACACCACGTCGATGCCCATGTGGGGCAACGTCTGCGTCACCGCCGGTGGCTCGCCGGCATGACCCAGCAGCAACTCGGCGATGCCGTCGGCATCAAGTTCCAGCAGATCCAGAAGTACGAGACCGGCATGAACCGCATCAGCGCAAGCCGCCTTTGGGACCTCGCCCAGGCACTCGACGTCCCGGTGTCCTTCTTCTTCGAAGGGCTGGACTTGGAAGCGGCGGAAGCCGAAGGCGCGGACAAGGACGTGCTGAAGGACAAGGAGACGATGGAACTCCTGCGCGCCTACTACGCCATTCCCGACGACCAGCGCCGCAAGCTGTTCGACCTCGCCAAGGCGATCGGCGAAGACTGA
- the typA gene encoding translational GTPase TypA — protein sequence MQLRNIAIIAHVDHGKTTLVDQLLAQAGTFRANQQVAERAMDRNDLERERGITILAKCTSVLWGDTRINIMDTPGHADFGGEVERYLSMVDGAILLVDAAEGPMPQTKFVLMKTLKRGLRPIVVVNKIDRPDSRPDEVLNAVFDLFVSLGANDEQLDFPVLYASGRDGWASETTERGADLKPLFDLIVRHVPAPAQATDTHTQKPFRMLVSALEADPFLGRLLIGRIEDGAVVGNMQARALDRDGTVLERARVTKVLAFRGLERVPVERAEAGDIVAVAGFSNASVAHTLGAPEVEAALPAEPVDPPTLAVTLGVNDSPLAGREGDKVQSRVIRDRLLREAEGNVAIRITETEEKDAFEVAGRGELQLGILIETMRREGFELSVSRPRVLFQKDAETGDTIEPIEEVYIDVDDAFTGVVVEKLALRKGSVVEMAPSSGGKTRIVAHVPSRGLIGYLGEFLTDTRGTGVMNRVFLRYEPHKGAISGRRNGVLISMADGEATAYALWNLEERGRMFITPGTKIYTGMIVGENARPDDLDVNPLKAKQLTNIRAAGKDEAVRLTPPTILSLEQAISFIEDDELVEITPQSIRLRKRVLNPSFRKSRAKAAV from the coding sequence ATGCAGCTCCGCAACATCGCGATCATCGCGCACGTCGACCACGGCAAGACCACGCTGGTCGATCAGCTTCTGGCGCAGGCCGGCACCTTCCGCGCGAACCAGCAGGTTGCAGAGCGGGCGATGGATCGCAACGACCTGGAACGCGAGCGGGGTATCACGATCCTCGCCAAGTGCACCAGCGTGCTGTGGGGCGACACCCGCATCAACATCATGGATACGCCCGGCCACGCCGACTTCGGCGGCGAGGTGGAGCGCTACCTCTCCATGGTCGACGGCGCGATCCTTCTCGTGGACGCGGCCGAAGGCCCGATGCCGCAGACGAAGTTCGTGCTGATGAAGACGCTGAAGCGCGGCCTGCGCCCGATCGTCGTCGTCAACAAGATCGACCGCCCCGACAGCCGCCCGGACGAGGTTCTGAACGCGGTGTTCGACCTCTTCGTCTCGTTGGGCGCGAACGACGAGCAGCTGGACTTCCCTGTCCTCTACGCATCCGGCCGCGACGGCTGGGCGAGCGAGACGACGGAGCGCGGGGCCGACCTCAAGCCGCTGTTCGACCTGATCGTGCGCCATGTTCCCGCCCCCGCGCAGGCAACCGACACACACACGCAGAAGCCGTTCCGCATGCTGGTCAGCGCGCTGGAGGCCGACCCCTTCCTCGGCCGCCTGCTGATCGGGCGGATCGAGGACGGCGCGGTCGTGGGCAACATGCAGGCGCGCGCGCTCGACCGCGACGGCACGGTGCTGGAACGCGCGCGGGTGACCAAGGTGCTGGCCTTCCGCGGGCTGGAGCGGGTGCCGGTCGAGCGCGCGGAGGCCGGCGACATCGTGGCGGTCGCGGGCTTCTCGAACGCCTCGGTCGCGCACACCCTGGGTGCACCGGAAGTCGAGGCCGCCCTGCCGGCGGAGCCGGTCGATCCGCCGACGCTCGCGGTGACGCTGGGCGTCAACGACAGCCCGCTCGCGGGCCGCGAGGGCGACAAGGTGCAGAGCCGCGTGATCCGCGACCGTCTGCTGCGCGAGGCGGAAGGCAATGTCGCGATCCGCATCACCGAGACCGAGGAGAAGGACGCCTTCGAGGTGGCCGGCCGGGGCGAGCTGCAGCTCGGCATCCTGATCGAGACCATGCGGCGGGAAGGCTTCGAGCTGTCCGTCAGCCGCCCCCGCGTTCTGTTCCAGAAGGACGCGGAGACCGGCGATACGATCGAGCCCATCGAGGAAGTCTACATCGACGTGGACGATGCCTTCACCGGCGTGGTCGTGGAAAAGCTCGCATTGCGCAAGGGCTCGGTCGTCGAGATGGCGCCGTCGTCCGGCGGCAAGACGCGCATAGTGGCGCACGTCCCCTCGCGCGGGCTCATCGGCTACCTGGGCGAATTCCTGACGGATACCCGCGGAACGGGTGTCATGAACCGCGTCTTCCTGCGCTACGAGCCGCACAAGGGCGCGATCAGCGGGCGGCGCAACGGCGTGCTCATCTCCATGGCCGACGGCGAGGCGACGGCCTATGCGCTGTGGAACCTGGAAGAGCGCGGGCGCATGTTCATCACGCCGGGCACGAAGATCTACACCGGCATGATCGTCGGCGAGAACGCGCGCCCCGACGACCTCGACGTCAACCCGCTGAAGGCGAAGCAGCTGACGAACATCCGTGCCGCCGGCAAGGACGAGGCCGTACGCCTCACGCCCCCCACGATCCTGTCGCTGGAGCAGGCGATCTCCTTCATCGAGGACGACGAACTCGTCGAAATCACCCCGCAGTCGATCCGCTTGCGCAAGCGGGTTCTCAACCCCAGCTTCCGGAAATCCCGAGCGAAAGCAGCCGTCTGA